The nucleotide window aggCCATTTGCAAGCTCCCAAAAGCGCGAGGTTCGGAAGCAGGTTCGGTTTGCGGCTTTTCTCTTCAATATTAGGCCGAGACAACCCAAGAATCTTAGAGAGAAAACGAGAGAAAGTCTGAGAAAATTCTCATTCAAACAACACCTTTTTCTACTTctatctctttatgcatttctgTCTCTttaatcttcatcttcacaaataaagaaaaagcaaaagcaaaaacaaaacaaaacaaagcaatCCCAATTTCTGTTAGTAAATATTTCTAATGGGAAAATTGGAGTCCTGTGTCCAATTGTAAAGTTTGAATCTTTATCATCGTGGGGTTGCTTTGAAATGGTGGAttctaatgtttttttttttttttctgtaaaagaTAGAATCCCAGTTTCTGTTTCAGCATTTTAATTTGTGTTTCATTGTAAAACTTGGATTTTTATCTTTGTGGGGTTGTTTTAAAGGGGtagattttattgattttttggtAAAAGAAACGATTGTAACAGGTATATGTTAAATGGGGAAGCTTTAAATTTGTGTTCAATCGTGgagattgaattttaatttagagtAGGTGAGGGTTGAAGAggagtggtttttttttttttgatttaaagAAATGGCAACAGAACAGGTTTTGTCACTCTCTGTTGCTTCTGTTGTGGAGGACATTCTTCAACAACATAATACAAGATCGAGGCCTATTGATTTGGCTTCAAGGAAAACTGAAGAGGCTTGTATGatcatcatttttttacttctgtttttttttttttttgatgttttttcataaattttgattcattttgagGTCCATTTTATAGCTTTGGTATTGTTATTGTTTCATTTCGATGTTCAACGTTCTTGATATTCATATAGAGATTCTTGCATTAATCCTGGAAACTCATTCTTCATTGAATCATTCAGAGATTATCATGGaatctatttaattattgatttgattgCATAGAATTTGGTAATGTAATTCTTTTTAGTATTGACATTAATATTGCAATTGAAAGTTGTTTTAGAGTTTATAACTAAATCCATTATTTGGTTTTCAAGTATTGGGAAGATTTcagaaataattttgtttttggtcaTTTGTCTAAAACAAACTCACAAGGTTGATAAACTGGTTTGCAGCCTTAAGAAGATATGAAGCAGCAGGGTGGCTGCGAAAGACGGTTGGAGTTGTTGGTGGTAAAGAATTTCCGGCACAGCCTTCAGAAGAAGAATTTAGGCTTGGATTGAGAAGTGGAATAATCCTTTGCACTGCCCTCAACAAGATTCATCCTGGAGCTGTATCAAAGGTATGGTCCAAGTTCAGCACGgtttataattttcaatgagtttcagattttttttccattgttaATTCATCTATTTGATGTTGTTGATGGTAATCCCTTACTTGTAATTAGGTGGTAGAGGGTCCTTGTGATGCTGACGATATTCCTGATGGGGCAGCTCTATCTGCATTCCAGTACTTCGAAAATGTCAGAAACTTCCTTGTAGCGGCAGCAGAATTGGGGGTTCCAGCATTTGAAGCCTCTGATTTTGAAGAGGTTAGTATTCAGTTTTTTGTACCCAGGAATGAGGGAGTGTCATTCAATCTTGCTTCAGTTTGTTTCTGATTTTTCTGTGAATTAGCATGGACTAAGATTAGTGGaagatatagtgaaatttttaatgttaattctGAGGATTAGGTTGAGCGTTCAGGCCTTTGTGTTTTTGCTCCTATAAGATGCGGAGAAAACGGTCCTCCATGTCACCTACTTGATGAAACTCCATGATTTTTTCATAACCAAAAATTGTAGGGCTCAGTAGGACCCCATTTCGAACTTGAGTTCATTAGGTGGGTTCCAAGGATTTTTGGGTTACAGAAGATATGTTTTCcattttaaggattttttttaaaagaaaagttcgTTTTGGAACTTTCAGGGGGGGAAATCTGCAAGGATAGTGAACTGTGTTCTAGCCCTTAAGTCATACGATGAATGGAAGCAAAGTGGTGCACGAGGGTCATGGAAATATTCAGGGAATTTCAAACCTTCAAGCTTTACTGGGAAATCATTCATGCGGAAAAATTCAGAACCATTCAAGAATTCCTTTTCGAGGACCTCATCAATCGGTGAGAAGTTTCTAGAGAGTGAGCAGTCTTCAAATGGTGATCTTGGTTTTTACCTCAATGAAGCAGTTAGTGAGCTTTGctgtttttgaatgtttatgTTTCTCCTCTGATATGGAAAGAAGAACATGTCAAGAAACTTATTTGTTATCCAATTTGCAGGGATCCTCTCGCAACCTAAATGTTTTAGTCCGCTCAGTTCTTTCAGataagaaacaagaagaaattccAATGGTATGGGTTACTTTGGTTGTAATGTTAACCTTTGTTGCAAAATTTCTATAGATATTTGAAGATTCGAACTTTGcctttaatttattcatttgaattaaatgacctttttttccccttataACAGGTTGTGGAATCTATGCTATCTAAAGTCATGGAGGAGATTGAGCGTCGTGTGGCAAGCCAAAATGAGCTGGTGAGTTGCTTTCTTTCTTGCTAGTGTAAATTTTACCTGTATTCTAGTAATTACTGCCGTTAAGGTTCCTCACCAAGTTTTTGATATGATCATtgtgaaggtttttttttatggtGGAAATATTAAATTAAGCTTCTGCCAATGATTTAATTGCTTTTGATAATATGGCAGATGAAAGGAGCTTTAAAAGATATGGAAGCATCTTGTCTCAACAACTCTCTTTCAAGCACTATTAACACTGATATAGAGGTAGGGGTTACATTATAGATTTACTAAAATTCCAGCTGCATATTTGCACATACGTGGATTTTAATTTAGCTCACAAGTTAAATGTGTTTGCAAGACTGTCACATTTGAAAGGCCTTGGGTGACATTCTTCTAAATTGATGTGATTTTTAAGATGCCAATGATTTAGTTACATGTGGTAATATGGCAGATGGAAACAACTTCAAAAGATATGGAAGCATCTTGTCCCAATAACTCTCTTTCAAGAACTAATAACACTGACATGGAGGTAGGGATACATTATAGATTTACCAAAATTCCAGCTACGTATTTGCACATGTTTGGATCTCAATTTAGCTCGCAAGTTGAATGTGTTTGCTAGAATATCACGTTTGAAAGGCATTGGGTGACATTCTTTTAAATTGATGTGATTTTTAAGATGCCAATGATTTTTTTACATTTGGTAATATGGCAGATGGAGACAGCTTCAAAACATATGGAAGCATCTTGTCCCAACAACTCTCTTTCAAGAACTAATAACACTGATACGGAGGTAGAGGTTACATTATAAATTTACTAACATTCCAGCTACGTATTTGCACATGTTTGGATCATAATTTAGCTTGCAAGTTGAATGTGTTCATAAGAATGACACATTTTAAAGGCATTTGGGTGACATTTTCCTAAATTGATGTGATGTTTAAGATGGATGGTGAGTTTTCCATCAATGAAAAGAAGGATGAAGAGGGAAATCATGATGAAAAATCAGAAATTCAACATTTGAAACAATGCATGTTGGTTGAGCAACAACAAAGGAATCTCCAGGTAATTCAGATTACAATTGTGCTACATTTAGAATCTTTTTTCACCAGCTTTAaagatttgattataaattatgttgGTTCTTGTAGGAATTGAAAAAAACTCTACACATTGCAAAAGCAGGAATGCAACAATTGCAAATGAAGTACTTGGAAGATTTCAGTTCTTTAGGTGTGTTTTTGATTGAATTCATAGATACTTTTTCAGGGTTGTTAAAAGAGTAAGAATATATCTAATTCCTAACTTCCCTTTATAGGTAAACAATTGCATGGTCTAGCCTATGCTGCTTCAGGGTATCGGAAAGTACTTGAAGAAAACCGCAAGTTATACAATCAAGTGCAAGACCTAAAAGGTAATATTTTCTAATAGTTCACAATTAAATTCAACACCAAGACACTATTGGAACAGACTTATTTAAcagtttttttatgtttttttaggTAATATTAGGGTGTATTGTCGGGTCCGGCCATTTTTGAATGGACAAGAGAACCGTATGAGTACTGTGGATAACATTGAGGAAGGGAATATAACAATTACCACCCAACTAAAGTATGGAAAAGAGGGACGGAAAACATTTAGTTTCAACAAAGTATTTGGACCTGCTGCAACTCAAGGTTAAGTCTTTATTTACCTCATGCTCGTAATAGTTCCTTGTCAgcattttttcttaaatcttAAGACCTCTTTTCTTTTGTTACAGTGGAGGTATTTTCAGATACTCAAGCTCTGATTAGGTCTGTTCTTGATGGTTACAATATTTGCATATTTGCCTATGGCCAAACAGGATCAGGAAAAACTTACACTATGGTAAGATTCCATATAATCATGATATTAATATTGCAATAACAATCATCAttagtcttttcttttctttttcccttttgatCAGTCAGATGACTAAtcttgttttttgttatttaccAATCCAGACTGGACCAAAAGAGCTGACTGAGGAAGGTCTAGGTGTAAATTTTAGGTCATTGAGTGATCTATTTCTCATCGCAGATCAGAGAAAAGACACCATTAGATATGATATTTCTGTGCAAATGCTTGAAATCTACAATGAGCAAGTTAAGGATCTACTTACGACAGATGGTCAAAACAAACGATATCCTTTTTGACACAATTACACTTCTTTATATTGCTATGTGTTGCTCTTTACATCTCATTTTCAGATTTGCATTCTTAACTCTGAAACACATTAGAAATTCGTAACAGTTCTCAAAATGGAATTAATGTGCCAGATGCAAACCTTGTATCTGTATCAACAACTTCTGATGTTATAAATTTGATGGAACTTGGGCACAAGAACCGCTCGGTAGGAGCTACAGCGATGAACGATAGGAGTAGTCGATCTCATAGGTTTACTTAATATTGAACTATAAGTTTTTTTCATATTCATGCTTATTATGTTAactatgattatttttattaaaatgttttataattaagtgttaaCTTCTAAATTGCAAATACTTGCAGCTGTGTGACGGTTCACATTCAAGGTAGAGACCTGACATCTGGAAATATTCTTCGTGGTTCCATGCATCTTGTTGATCTTGCAGGGAGTGAAAGAGTTGACAAGTCAGAGGTGACAGGAGATAGATTAAAGGAGGCTCAACATATCAACAAATCTCTTGCTGCCCTGGGAGATGTGATTGCCTCTCTTGCTCAAAAGAATTCTCATGTTCCCTATAGAAACAGTAAACTTACTCAACTGCTGCAGGATTCACTGGGTAAGAAACTTAATTTGCTCTTGCCGTGAAAGGCGTCCTTCTCCTTTAAATCTCCTAACCTGTTAACTGgttcttatttttataaggAGGGCAAGCAAAGACACTCATGTTTGTTCACATTAGTCCGGAGCCTGAGGCCCTTGTTGAAACAATTAGTACACTCAAATTTGCTGAAAGGGTTGCCACTGTTGAACTTGGTACCGCTCGAGTTAACAAAGAGACTAAAGAAGTGAAAGAGCTTAAAGAACAGGTTCCTTCTCACTTACTTTATCTCTAAATTTGTGACAACTGTGTCAGCtatatagtaaatattttatgctTAATTGTCTGTCTTCAGATAGCTAGTCTTAAGGCAGCCTTAGCAAGGAAGGAAGAGACAGAGCATCTTCAATATACTCGACCTAACACCCCTGAAAGATCCAGTGTGAAGTCTAGCGGGtcttctccttctctttctAGCTGTTACAGTTTAGGAGACATCTACAACAATCTTAGGCAACCAGTGGAGGATGGCAGTAACATGCAGGTAAATATTTTCTCACATGATGGCATGTTTGTACTCTTCATATGCAAAGATTTTACCAGTGGTGTGTGCCTGTCCAAAGGTATATTGTGTTTATTTGGGTGCAAGCTGCAATCACCATCTTTTGCTAACATGAAGATTGTGCTAATTGCCTCGAGCAATGTGTTTCTAATAATATCACGCTTGTGTTGGGCATTGCTTGCATACTAGATATGCCAGTTTGTTGTGGTCCTCTCTGCATGTTGGGAGGCATAAAttggaaaaatttttaaaaatggaaaCAAGACTAGTATCTGATGGGAATTATTCTGTCAGGAATATAGTCTTCAGAAGGCATCTTCCTGTTAGCTTTTACTATGTGTAACCAAGGATATGGACAGACATATAGATAAAGCAGTCCCTCATGTTATTTTCAGCTAGGGGTTAGGAGTTGATATCCTTATCAATATTAATAACTAAATGAAATCAAAAGAAGTAGAATGAAATTCCAGAATCCATACAAACTtaagttgaaaaattataatgttgatagggttttgattaacatTACCTCTCTAAATCCTTAAAACCGGTTGCATTCATTCATTTAAGTCCCATATGGAATGGAATTCCATTAAAAAGATGGAATTTCTTTTTGTTCCGCAAAATGGAATTTACATATATGCTGTATGCAGGTCCGGAACCAAGATGCAAAACTGAGAAGGAAAAGCCTAGATCCCCAATTGCTTGCAAGTTCACTGCCTTGGCCATCAGTTGGAATTCCTGTACTAAGTGAAAAGGATGACGAAAAGGAATTCACTTCTGGTGAATGGGTTGATAAAGTCATGGTGAACAAACATGACTTTTTAGTTAGCGATGATAACTTGCTAGGACAGTGTGAAGTAGACAACAGAGAGCAACCTGAAAGTTTATATCATGATCCAGCAAAGATATATCCGGAACAACCTGTGAATAGATCAACAGTAAACAAAAAGGATAGTCAAGATTCTGTGCAGAAGAGTCGGTATGAGATTGCTACCACCGATGAATCTGATCACGAGGCTGCGGCAAGTGATTGTTCAGAGTCAGACTTGCTTTGGCAATGCAATATTCCTAGAGTAGTTTCAACTACTCCTAAAGGACTCAGCactaaaacaaagaaaaatcccACCAAATCTGTAACAAAGCTTACAGAAACAAGGTAATCTCTCTGATAACTAATAGCTTAAGTCATGTTTAAGGAAGCATTATACCTCTAGGACACAATAAGCATAGTGCAAATAATGCTGTCCTTATTTCATCTAGCAAACTAAGGCCAATTTCTTCAGGCTTGCCATTGTGCATTCTTAATATACAatagttttgataattttattttattctcatttGCTGTAATCAGGAGTTTAATTCCATCGTTAATTCCCTCGCCACCAACCCGGAGACTATCCACTGGGAATGCTCCATCCTTGCAGAAGTCTGGAAGGCAGCCAGTTCTTGTTGATGGGAAGCGAAAAATGCGACCTGCTAAGTGAATATACCATATGCGTTGTGGAGAGAAGTGATATTTTCCTTTTACGTTTTTTCCTTTGTCTATCATTCTTTAG belongs to Mangifera indica cultivar Alphonso chromosome 2, CATAS_Mindica_2.1, whole genome shotgun sequence and includes:
- the LOC123208428 gene encoding kinesin-like protein KIN-14G; its protein translation is MATEQVLSLSVASVVEDILQQHNTRSRPIDLASRKTEEASLRRYEAAGWLRKTVGVVGGKEFPAQPSEEEFRLGLRSGIILCTALNKIHPGAVSKVVEGPCDADDIPDGAALSAFQYFENVRNFLVAAAELGVPAFEASDFEEGGKSARIVNCVLALKSYDEWKQSGARGSWKYSGNFKPSSFTGKSFMRKNSEPFKNSFSRTSSIGEKFLESEQSSNGDLGFYLNEAGSSRNLNVLVRSVLSDKKQEEIPMVVESMLSKVMEEIERRVASQNELMKGALKDMEASCLNNSLSSTINTDIEMETTSKDMEASCPNNSLSRTNNTDMEMETASKHMEASCPNNSLSRTNNTDTEMDGEFSINEKKDEEGNHDEKSEIQHLKQCMLVEQQQRNLQELKKTLHIAKAGMQQLQMKYLEDFSSLGKQLHGLAYAASGYRKVLEENRKLYNQVQDLKGNIRVYCRVRPFLNGQENRMSTVDNIEEGNITITTQLKYGKEGRKTFSFNKVFGPAATQVEVFSDTQALIRSVLDGYNICIFAYGQTGSGKTYTMTGPKELTEEGLGVNFRSLSDLFLIADQRKDTIRYDISVQMLEIYNEQVKDLLTTDGQNKRLEIRNSSQNGINVPDANLVSVSTTSDVINLMELGHKNRSVGATAMNDRSSRSHSCVTVHIQGRDLTSGNILRGSMHLVDLAGSERVDKSEVTGDRLKEAQHINKSLAALGDVIASLAQKNSHVPYRNSKLTQLLQDSLGGQAKTLMFVHISPEPEALVETISTLKFAERVATVELGTARVNKETKEVKELKEQIASLKAALARKEETEHLQYTRPNTPERSSVKSSGSSPSLSSCYSLGDIYNNLRQPVEDGSNMQVRNQDAKLRRKSLDPQLLASSLPWPSVGIPVLSEKDDEKEFTSGEWVDKVMVNKHDFLVSDDNLLGQCEVDNREQPESLYHDPAKIYPEQPVNRSTVNKKDSQDSVQKSRYEIATTDESDHEAAASDCSESDLLWQCNIPRVVSTTPKGLSTKTKKNPTKSVTKLTETRSLIPSLIPSPPTRRLSTGNAPSLQKSGRQPVLVDGKRKMRPAK